Below is a window of Nitrospirota bacterium DNA.
TGTACAAAATGAAAACTATGAGTATTACAATCATGCTATTACTGAGGCCAAAAAGGATGGAGTTGAGCCAGAGGACATTGTTTATGTGTTACTCACCGGGAAGATCATCGAGAGGTACCCGGCAAGACAGAGGATTTTAATCTATGGGATGATGCTGAATGGATTGCCTTTGCATGTCGTTTGTGATTACTCAGATAAAGAGATGATGTATATTCCTACAGTGTATATTCCGACCGATGGGGAATGGATAAACAATTATCAACGCCGGAGAAAGAGAGGAAAAAAGTAATGTCTAAAGAAAGAATTTGCCCGGAGTGTA
It encodes the following:
- a CDS encoding DUF4258 domain-containing protein; the encoded protein is MISIEKVKQIVQNENYEYYNHAITEAKKDGVEPEDIVYVLLTGKIIERYPARQRILIYGMMLNGLPLHVVCDYSDKEMMYIPTVYIPTDGEWINNYQRRRKRGKK